The Arachis duranensis cultivar V14167 chromosome 2, aradu.V14167.gnm2.J7QH, whole genome shotgun sequence genome has a window encoding:
- the LOC107474313 gene encoding uncharacterized protein LOC107474313: protein MPLYAKFLKELMTKKRSWKNNKTVILTEECSAIIQQKLPQKLKDPGSFQIPCIIREITVEKALCDLGASINLMSVAMMRKMKIEEAKPTKMALQLADRSFKFPHGIVEDLLVKVGDFIFSADFVVLDMQEEANRRKPKPPLFWEGRSRLLLELSLMSKKVILP from the coding sequence atgccactctatgccaagttcctGAAGGAGCTGATGactaagaagagaagctggaagaacaaTAAGACTGTGATACtaactgaagaatgtagtgctatcATCCAGCAGAAACTACCCCAGAAGTTgaaggatcctgggagctttcaGATCCCTTGTATTATAAGGGAAATCACAGTAGAGAAGGCCCTTTGTGACTTAGGAGCCAGCATCAATTTGATGTCAGTAGCAatgatgaggaagatgaagatcgaggaggctaaaccaacaaaaatggcCTTACAACTGGCAGACCGATCGTTCAAGTTCCCTCATGGCAtagtagaggatttgttggtgaAAGTAGGAGACTTCATATTCTCGGCAGATTTTGTAGTGTTGGACATGCAGGAGGAAGCCAATAGGAGGAAGCCAAAACCTCCATTATTCTGGGAAGGCCGTTCTCGGCTACTACTGGAGctatcattgatgtccaaaaaggtgaTCTTACCTTGA